A single region of the Geobacillus subterraneus genome encodes:
- the rny gene encoding ribonuclease Y, translated as MGSIIISALLALVIGAVVGFFIRKSIAEAKIGGAKAAAEQLIEEAKRAADALKKEALLEAKDEIHKLRTEAERDIRDRRSELQKQENRLMQKEENLDRKDEALNKREALLEAKEEALNERQQHIEQMESKVETLVKQQQTELERISGLTRDDARQLILERVEKELSHEIAMMVKEAETRAKEEADKRAKAILSLAIQRCAADHVAETTVSVVNLPNDEMKGRIIGREGRNIRTLETLTGIDLIIDDTPEAVILSGFDPIRRETARIALDKLVQDGRIHPARIEEMVEKARREVDEHIREVGEQTTFEVGVHGLHPDLIKILGRLKFRTSYGQNVLKHSVEVAFLAGLMAAELGEDEMLARRAGLLHDIGKAIDHEVEGSHVEIGVELATKYKEHPVVINSIASHHGDTEPTSVIAVLVAAADALSAARPGARSETLENYIRRLEKLEEIAESYEGVEKSYAIQAGREVRIMVKPDLIDDLEAHRLARDIRKRIEEELDYPGHIKVTVIRETRAVEYAK; from the coding sequence ATGGGTTCGATCATCATCTCCGCTTTGCTTGCCTTAGTCATTGGTGCCGTTGTTGGCTTTTTTATTCGCAAATCGATTGCCGAAGCGAAAATCGGCGGGGCGAAAGCAGCTGCCGAGCAGCTGATTGAAGAGGCGAAACGCGCGGCGGACGCCTTGAAAAAAGAGGCGCTTCTCGAGGCGAAAGACGAGATTCATAAACTGCGCACGGAGGCGGAGCGCGACATCCGCGACCGGAGAAGCGAGCTCCAAAAACAAGAAAACCGCTTGATGCAAAAGGAGGAAAACCTCGACCGCAAAGATGAAGCGCTCAATAAACGCGAGGCGCTGCTCGAAGCGAAAGAAGAAGCGTTAAACGAAAGACAACAGCATATTGAACAAATGGAAAGCAAAGTGGAAACGCTCGTCAAACAGCAACAAACCGAACTGGAACGCATTTCCGGATTGACGCGCGACGATGCGCGCCAGCTCATTTTAGAACGCGTCGAAAAGGAGCTGTCGCATGAGATTGCGATGATGGTCAAAGAGGCGGAAACGCGGGCGAAAGAGGAGGCAGACAAGCGGGCGAAGGCGATTTTGTCGCTCGCCATCCAGCGTTGCGCCGCCGATCATGTCGCCGAAACGACCGTTTCTGTCGTCAATCTGCCAAACGATGAAATGAAAGGGCGAATCATCGGACGCGAAGGACGGAACATTCGCACGCTTGAGACGCTGACCGGCATCGATTTAATTATCGACGATACGCCGGAGGCGGTCATTTTGTCCGGATTTGACCCGATTCGCCGCGAAACGGCGCGCATTGCGCTAGATAAGCTCGTGCAGGACGGTCGCATCCACCCAGCGCGCATTGAAGAAATGGTTGAAAAGGCGCGCCGTGAAGTGGATGAACACATCCGCGAAGTCGGCGAGCAGACGACGTTTGAAGTCGGCGTCCACGGCTTGCATCCGGATTTAATCAAAATTTTAGGGCGGCTCAAGTTCCGGACGAGCTACGGGCAAAACGTCTTAAAACATTCCGTGGAAGTGGCGTTTTTAGCCGGGCTGATGGCGGCCGAGCTCGGAGAAGACGAAATGCTGGCGCGCCGGGCTGGCTTGCTTCATGACATCGGCAAGGCGATCGATCATGAAGTGGAAGGAAGCCATGTGGAAATCGGCGTCGAGCTGGCGACGAAGTATAAAGAACACCCGGTCGTCATTAACAGCATCGCCTCCCATCATGGCGACACTGAGCCGACGTCGGTCATCGCCGTGCTCGTCGCGGCGGCGGACGCCTTGTCGGCGGCACGGCCGGGGGCGCGCAGCGAAACGCTGGAAAACTACATCCGCCGCTTAGAGAAGCTCGAAGAAATCGCCGAATCGTACGAAGGTGTGGAAAAATCGTACGCCATTCAAGCTGGACGCGAAGTGCGCATCATGGTTAAACCGGATCTGATCGACGATTTGGAAGCGCATCGGTTAGCGCGCGATATCCGCAAACGGATCGAAGAAGAGCTCGATTATCCAGGCCATATTAAAGTGACCGTCATCCGCGAAACGCGTGCGGTCGAATACGCGAAATAA
- the ltrA gene encoding group II intron reverse transcriptase/maturase, translated as MYAITKECLEKGDIPRFKGLTEIASSDVVIVSAIHKIKANRGSKTAGTDGQTINDILTQNYNAVINFVKRSFKKYKPKPIRRVFIPKPGKKEKRPLGIPTIADRIIQECVRMTIEPILEAQFFQHSYGFRPYRDTKHAIERCVFICNRIGYNWVIEGDIKGFFDNVDHTILIKQLWHMGIRDRRMLMIIKAMLKAGVMKETKVNEMGTPQGGIISPLLANVYLHKLDQWITREWEEKRMRNGTTIRTAKFNSLRNYSTITRPEFYVRYADDWVLFTDSRENAEKWKYRIKKYLKENLKLELSDDKTLITNIKKKPMKFLGFKIKMLPHGKDGKYIGYASADTDKIKKKVEQIKKDLRKLKYSSDQEWLATDINLINSKIRGIINYYSSAPGINKDVRKFRENLKYTSYKSIKKYGAQWIPANQCYNLAPLYPDRTEQVPAVKLNGKWLGIMSIGFATWIKASQKNQEETPYTAEGRRIRLQNTGKKPLTVRTQWLLDSGYLNLIQGVKSSQLYNFEFFMNRCYAFNRDKGKCKICGDILQPFNTRTHHINNKLPLNEINKISNLASVCDKCHTLIHKKEIDQTDTRHLKASAIKKLEKFRKYIHG; from the coding sequence ATGTATGCAATCACGAAGGAATGCTTAGAAAAAGGGGATATTCCAAGATTTAAGGGGTTAACTGAAATCGCGAGTAGTGATGTCGTCATCGTATCTGCGATTCATAAGATCAAAGCTAATCGAGGAAGTAAAACAGCAGGTACAGACGGACAAACCATCAACGACATACTAACACAGAATTACAACGCGGTAATAAACTTCGTCAAAAGAAGCTTCAAAAAATACAAACCTAAACCAATCAGAAGGGTATTCATCCCAAAACCCGGGAAAAAGGAAAAGAGACCCCTAGGCATTCCAACAATTGCAGACCGAATAATCCAAGAATGTGTGAGGATGACAATCGAGCCAATTCTAGAGGCACAATTCTTTCAACACTCATATGGGTTCAGACCCTACAGAGACACAAAACACGCAATCGAAAGATGCGTATTCATATGTAACCGCATAGGGTACAACTGGGTAATAGAGGGGGATATCAAAGGTTTCTTTGATAATGTGGATCACACCATCCTGATTAAGCAACTTTGGCATATGGGTATACGAGACAGACGTATGCTTATGATTATCAAAGCAATGCTTAAAGCAGGAGTTATGAAAGAAACCAAAGTAAACGAAATGGGCACACCACAAGGTGGAATAATCTCCCCTCTACTGGCAAATGTGTATCTTCATAAACTCGATCAATGGATAACCAGAGAGTGGGAAGAAAAGAGGATGCGAAATGGAACCACCATTCGCACGGCAAAATTCAACTCACTCAGGAACTACTCAACCATAACCAGACCCGAGTTTTATGTAAGATACGCAGACGATTGGGTACTATTTACTGACAGCAGGGAAAATGCGGAGAAATGGAAATACCGAATTAAGAAATATTTAAAGGAAAACCTGAAACTCGAACTATCCGATGATAAAACCCTCATAACCAACATCAAAAAGAAACCTATGAAATTCCTGGGTTTCAAAATCAAAATGTTACCTCATGGTAAAGATGGAAAATACATCGGATACGCGAGTGCAGACACAGACAAAATTAAGAAGAAGGTCGAACAAATTAAAAAGGACCTTCGAAAATTAAAATACTCCTCTGACCAGGAGTGGCTCGCAACTGACATCAATCTAATAAATAGTAAAATTAGAGGCATCATCAATTACTACTCAAGCGCTCCTGGCATTAATAAGGACGTAAGAAAATTTAGAGAAAATCTCAAATATACGTCCTACAAATCGATCAAGAAATACGGAGCACAATGGATACCTGCCAATCAGTGCTATAACCTAGCACCGCTATACCCAGACAGAACCGAACAAGTACCCGCGGTTAAACTAAACGGTAAATGGCTCGGCATAATGAGCATCGGATTCGCAACTTGGATTAAAGCAAGTCAAAAGAACCAAGAGGAAACACCTTATACAGCGGAAGGAAGAAGAATACGTCTCCAAAACACAGGTAAGAAACCACTCACAGTTAGAACACAATGGCTCCTGGATAGTGGATACCTTAACCTAATACAAGGAGTCAAATCCAGTCAGCTATACAACTTCGAGTTCTTTATGAACCGATGTTACGCCTTCAACAGGGATAAAGGGAAATGTAAAATATGTGGTGACATACTACAACCTTTCAACACTAGAACACACCACATAAACAACAAACTTCCGCTAAATGAAATAAATAAAATAAGTAACCTTGCATCGGTCTGCGACAAATGCCATACACTAATCCATAAGAAAGAAATTGATCAAACAGACACTAGACACCTAAAAGCTAGTGCTATCAAGAAATTAGAGAAATTCAGGAAATATATACACGGGTGA
- a CDS encoding competence/damage-inducible protein A, which produces MNAEIIAVGSELLLGQIANTNAQFLSQQLAELGINVYFHTAVGDNAARLEQAVNVAQTRADLILFTGGLGPTKDDLTKETIARLLGRRLVTDEEALRAIEAYFVRTNRPMTENNKKQALVLEGSAVLKNEHGMAPGMALSVNGITYMLLPGPPKEMRPMFTKYGRAFLRSAFSLSERIESRVLRFFGIGESALETALADLIDAQSNPTIAPLAGDGEVTLRLTAKHRDGAEAKRLLDETEAAILMRVGRYCYGYNDETLFTKTIERLKERGWTVAAAESLTGGWFLEQLTAIAGASAVVQGGVVCYTNGVKEQVLGVPQPLLETDGAVSEPCARLLAENVRAMCGADVGISFTGVAGPDPLEGHPPGTVYVGIAVRGRDTAVHRLTLSGTRDDIRVRTAKYGCFFLLETLAAGG; this is translated from the coding sequence TTGAATGCGGAAATTATCGCTGTCGGCTCCGAGTTGCTGCTCGGACAAATTGCCAACACGAACGCCCAGTTTTTGTCGCAGCAGCTCGCCGAACTTGGCATTAACGTCTATTTCCATACCGCCGTCGGCGACAATGCTGCCCGTCTTGAACAGGCGGTCAACGTAGCGCAGACGAGGGCGGACTTAATCCTTTTTACCGGCGGGCTCGGCCCGACAAAAGACGATTTGACGAAAGAGACGATCGCCCGCCTGCTCGGCCGCCGGCTCGTCACTGACGAGGAGGCGTTGCGGGCGATTGAAGCGTACTTTGTCCGCACGAACCGGCCAATGACAGAAAACAACAAAAAGCAGGCGCTCGTTTTGGAAGGATCGGCAGTGTTGAAAAACGAGCACGGCATGGCGCCGGGGATGGCGCTTTCAGTCAATGGCATTACATACATGCTGCTGCCCGGGCCGCCGAAAGAAATGAGGCCGATGTTTACAAAATACGGGCGCGCGTTTTTGCGCAGTGCATTTTCGCTTTCAGAGCGCATCGAATCGCGCGTGCTTCGCTTTTTTGGCATCGGTGAATCGGCGCTGGAAACAGCGCTCGCCGATTTGATTGACGCCCAGTCCAACCCGACGATCGCCCCGCTGGCCGGCGATGGGGAAGTGACGCTCCGCCTGACGGCGAAGCACCGGGACGGGGCGGAAGCGAAACGGTTGCTTGATGAAACGGAAGCGGCCATTTTGATGCGCGTCGGCCGCTATTGTTACGGATATAACGACGAAACGTTGTTTACGAAAACGATCGAACGGTTAAAAGAAAGAGGATGGACGGTCGCTGCAGCTGAGAGTCTGACCGGCGGGTGGTTTCTCGAACAGCTGACAGCCATCGCGGGCGCGTCGGCTGTCGTGCAAGGCGGCGTCGTCTGCTACACAAACGGCGTGAAAGAACAGGTGCTTGGTGTACCGCAGCCGCTGCTTGAGACGGACGGGGCGGTGAGCGAACCGTGCGCCCGCTTGCTTGCCGAAAACGTCCGTGCGATGTGCGGCGCTGATGTTGGCATCAGCTTTACCGGCGTCGCTGGCCCCGACCCGCTTGAGGGCCACCCGCCCGGCACCGTTTATGTCGGCATCGCCGTCCGCGGGCGTGACACAGCCGTCCACCGCCTCACCTTATCCGGCACGCGCGATGACATTCGCGTCCGCACCGCCAAATACGGTTGCTTCTTTTTGTTAGAGACGCTCGCGGCCGGCGGCTGA
- the pgsA gene encoding CDP-diacylglycerol--glycerol-3-phosphate 3-phosphatidyltransferase: protein MNLPNKITIARIMLIPFFLIVMLVPFGWGSIQIGKTVLPIAHLIGALIFIIASTTDWIDGYYARKYGLVTNLGKFLDPLADKLLVSAALIVLVELGFAPAWMVIVIISREFAVTGLRLVLAGEGEVVAANVLGKIKTWTQIVAISALLLHNVPFSLIPFPFADLALWVAVVFTIWSGWDYFVKNKHAFSHSK from the coding sequence GTGAACTTGCCGAATAAAATTACGATAGCGCGCATTATGCTCATCCCGTTTTTCTTGATCGTGATGCTTGTTCCGTTCGGATGGGGAAGCATCCAAATCGGTAAGACGGTGCTCCCGATCGCCCATCTGATCGGCGCGCTCATTTTCATCATCGCTTCAACGACTGACTGGATTGACGGGTATTACGCCCGCAAATACGGATTAGTGACAAATTTAGGGAAATTTTTAGATCCGCTCGCTGATAAATTGCTTGTATCGGCGGCGCTGATCGTGCTTGTCGAGCTTGGTTTCGCTCCGGCGTGGATGGTGATCGTCATCATCAGCCGTGAATTTGCTGTCACCGGGCTGCGGTTGGTGCTCGCCGGCGAAGGGGAAGTGGTCGCCGCCAACGTGCTTGGAAAAATTAAGACGTGGACGCAAATTGTGGCGATCTCCGCCCTGTTGCTGCATAATGTCCCATTTTCGCTCATCCCGTTCCCATTTGCCGATTTGGCGCTTTGGGTGGCGGTAGTTTTCACCATTTGGTCCGGCTGGGATTACTTTGTGAAAAACAAACATGCTTTTTCTCATTCAAAATAG
- a CDS encoding helix-turn-helix domain-containing protein: protein MTELGKRLREAREEKQISLDELQEMTKIQKRYLIGIEEGNYAIMPGNFYVRAFIRQYAEAVGLDPDELFEQYKQDIPQSYQDDMPQPLSRVKTRQQLSAEGAKWLDWLPKLIAAAVVIGAAVLVWVLLQRGTASEPPARTSPETAEVESPKNSPLEQAKEKQRAKETDEKAKEENEQPAAGEEKPASPTAALSVTTKQGNTATIEVKHDGSFAIELASKGTSWIEVYNTKGHSFYRGNLTKGQTKTFDLSAESEVWVKIGRTLDVDMKVNGKPFTYPFAPKDEVYQKLHFILKK, encoded by the coding sequence TTGACGGAATTAGGAAAACGTTTGCGGGAAGCGCGGGAGGAAAAGCAAATTAGCTTGGACGAACTGCAAGAGATGACGAAAATTCAGAAGCGGTATTTGATCGGCATCGAGGAAGGAAATTACGCCATCATGCCGGGCAACTTTTATGTGCGCGCCTTCATCAGGCAATACGCCGAGGCGGTCGGCCTCGACCCGGACGAGCTGTTTGAACAATATAAACAAGACATTCCGCAGTCTTATCAAGATGATATGCCGCAGCCGCTGTCACGCGTGAAAACGCGCCAGCAGCTTTCTGCCGAGGGGGCGAAATGGCTCGATTGGCTGCCGAAGCTGATCGCTGCGGCGGTTGTCATCGGGGCGGCTGTTCTTGTTTGGGTGCTGCTTCAGCGCGGCACGGCGAGCGAGCCGCCGGCGCGGACGAGCCCGGAGACGGCAGAGGTCGAAAGCCCGAAAAACTCGCCGCTTGAACAGGCGAAAGAAAAACAACGAGCGAAGGAAACGGATGAGAAGGCCAAAGAGGAAAACGAACAGCCGGCGGCCGGGGAAGAAAAGCCGGCTTCCCCAACCGCTGCGCTCAGCGTGACGACAAAGCAAGGCAATACAGCGACCATCGAGGTGAAACATGATGGTTCTTTTGCTATTGAATTGGCATCCAAAGGGACGTCATGGATCGAAGTGTACAACACGAAAGGCCATTCGTTTTACCGCGGCAACTTAACCAAAGGGCAAACGAAAACATTCGACTTGTCAGCCGAAAGCGAAGTATGGGTGAAGATCGGGCGCACGCTCGACGTCGACATGAAAGTAAACGGTAAGCCGTTTACCTATCCGTTTGCCCCGAAAGACGAAGTGTACCAAAAGCTGCATTTCATCCTGAAAAAATAA
- a CDS encoding DUF3388 domain-containing protein gives MGKQEWYLEYEIHVNRPGLLGDVASLLGMLSINIVTINGVRDSRRGMLLLCDNNEQIERLATILRTMDNITVTKLRQPKLLDRLAVRHGRYIQRDADDKKTFRFVRDELGLLVDFMAELFKEKGHKLVGIRGMPRVGKTESIVAASVCANKRWLFVSSTLIKQTIRTQLMEDEYSEDNIFIIDGIVSTRRANEQHWQLVRELMRLEATKVVEHPDIFVRHTEYTLDDFHYIIELRHEPDEDISYEAIERPSLLGGDGFSEFGF, from the coding sequence ATGGGCAAGCAGGAATGGTATTTAGAGTACGAAATTCATGTCAACCGCCCGGGGCTGTTAGGTGACGTTGCATCGCTGCTTGGCATGTTGTCGATCAACATCGTGACGATCAACGGCGTCCGGGATTCGCGCCGCGGCATGCTGCTTCTTTGCGACAACAACGAGCAAATTGAGCGGCTGGCGACGATTTTGCGGACGATGGACAACATTACGGTGACGAAGCTGCGCCAACCGAAGCTGCTTGACCGTCTGGCCGTCCGCCATGGCCGTTACATCCAGCGCGATGCCGACGATAAAAAAACGTTCCGCTTTGTCCGCGACGAACTCGGACTGCTTGTCGATTTTATGGCGGAACTGTTTAAAGAAAAAGGGCATAAGCTTGTCGGCATTCGCGGAATGCCGCGCGTCGGCAAGACGGAGTCGATCGTCGCCGCCAGCGTGTGCGCCAATAAGCGATGGCTGTTTGTATCATCGACGCTGATCAAACAGACGATCCGCACCCAGCTGATGGAGGATGAATATAGCGAGGACAACATTTTCATCATTGACGGCATCGTCTCGACGCGCCGGGCGAATGAGCAGCACTGGCAGCTCGTTCGCGAACTGATGCGCCTTGAGGCGACGAAAGTCGTGGAACATCCGGACATTTTTGTTCGCCATACGGAATATACGCTTGACGATTTTCATTATATTATCGAGCTGCGCCATGAGCCGGACGAAGATATTTCCTACGAAGCGATCGAGCGCCCGTCCTTGTTGGGCGGCGACGGCTTTTCTGAATTTGGGTTTTAA
- a CDS encoding DUF3243 domain-containing protein codes for MSVLDNFEQWKDFLADRLQQAQQQGLTQQVISDVAYQIGDYLARNVDPKNPEERVLADLWKVADEKEQHVLANMMVKLVQQK; via the coding sequence ATGTCGGTATTGGATAACTTTGAACAATGGAAAGACTTTTTAGCCGATCGGCTCCAACAAGCGCAACAACAAGGGCTGACCCAGCAAGTGATCTCGGACGTGGCCTATCAAATCGGGGACTACTTAGCAAGAAACGTCGATCCGAAAAATCCGGAGGAACGGGTGCTGGCCGACCTTTGGAAAGTGGCCGATGAAAAGGAACAGCACGTTCTTGCCAACATGATGGTGAAGCTTGTCCAACAAAAATAA
- the ymfI gene encoding elongation factor P 5-aminopentanone reductase encodes MNYALITGASGGIGQSIARELAKVGYGLLLHYYRRRAPVELLQKELADTHVVPLEADLSMPGGVEELLSQIDRPVDAIIYNSGASYYGLLTDMNDELIERMVRLHVTSPAQLVKKLLPPMISRKRGHIVFISSIWGLCGASCEAVYSMTKGGQNAFAKALAKELAPSGIRVNAVAPGAIATDMLRAFSAEELEALADEIPAGRLGTPEEVAKTVAFLLSDAASYITGQVISVNGGWHC; translated from the coding sequence ATGAATTACGCATTAATCACCGGCGCTTCAGGCGGCATCGGGCAAAGCATCGCCCGCGAGCTGGCCAAAGTCGGCTACGGGCTGCTGCTTCATTACTATCGGCGGCGGGCGCCGGTCGAACTGTTACAAAAAGAGCTGGCAGACACGCACGTCGTCCCGCTTGAAGCCGACTTGTCCATGCCTGGCGGAGTCGAGGAGCTTCTTTCGCAAATCGACCGTCCGGTGGACGCCATCATTTATAACAGTGGAGCGAGCTATTACGGATTGCTGACCGATATGAATGATGAACTGATCGAACGGATGGTGCGTCTCCATGTGACAAGTCCGGCGCAGCTCGTGAAAAAACTGCTGCCGCCAATGATTTCGAGAAAGCGCGGCCATATTGTGTTTATTTCGTCGATTTGGGGGCTTTGCGGCGCATCGTGTGAAGCGGTGTATTCGATGACAAAAGGCGGGCAGAATGCGTTCGCCAAAGCGCTCGCCAAAGAGCTCGCCCCAAGCGGCATCCGCGTCAACGCGGTCGCGCCCGGGGCGATTGCTACCGATATGCTGCGGGCGTTCAGCGCCGAGGAGCTTGAAGCGCTGGCCGACGAAATTCCGGCCGGTCGGCTCGGCACGCCTGAAGAAGTGGCGAAAACGGTGGCGTTTCTTTTATCCGACGCGGCTTCCTACATCACCGGCCAAGTCATTTCTGTCAACGGCGGTTGGCATTGCTAA
- the yfmH gene encoding EF-P 5-aminopentanol modification-associated protein YfmH: protein MEKRVYETLQEALFYEKMDNGLDVYILPKKGFHKTYATFTTNYGSVDNQFVPLGKSEMKRVPDGIAHFLEHKLFEKEDGDVFQQFSKQGASANAFTTFTRTAYLFSSTDNVEKNLETLMDFVQTPYFSDKTVEKEKGIIGQEIRMYDDNPDWRVYFGAIESMYHHHPVKIDIAGTIESIAEITKELLYECYETFYHPSNMLLFVVGPVDEQKMMQQIRDNQAKKSFPQAPEVKRFVYEEPSGVAEKKKVIPMHVQTNKCFVGIKAPSVPNAGGQKLRHELAFHVLLDYLFGKSSPHYERLYREGLIDDTFMYDYTEEREFGFALVGGDTRDAERLAAEVQEVLRSFSADAVQKDELERVKKKKMGAFLRALNSPEYIANQFTRYAFYGASLFDILPALSSLALDDIAAVADSCFRDSQIAVCEVVPKGQ from the coding sequence ATGGAAAAACGGGTGTATGAAACGCTGCAAGAAGCGCTGTTTTATGAAAAAATGGACAATGGCCTGGATGTCTACATTTTGCCGAAAAAAGGGTTTCACAAAACGTATGCGACGTTTACGACGAACTACGGTTCGGTTGACAACCAGTTCGTCCCGCTCGGAAAATCGGAAATGAAACGCGTCCCGGATGGCATCGCCCATTTTTTGGAGCATAAGCTGTTTGAAAAAGAGGATGGCGACGTGTTTCAGCAGTTCAGCAAACAAGGCGCCTCGGCGAACGCTTTTACGACGTTTACCCGCACCGCCTATTTGTTTTCGAGCACCGACAACGTCGAGAAAAACTTGGAGACATTGATGGATTTTGTGCAAACGCCGTATTTTTCCGACAAGACGGTCGAAAAAGAAAAAGGCATCATCGGCCAGGAAATCCGCATGTACGACGACAACCCGGATTGGCGCGTTTACTTCGGCGCCATCGAAAGCATGTACCATCACCATCCGGTCAAAATCGACATCGCCGGCACGATCGAATCGATTGCCGAGATTACAAAAGAACTGCTGTATGAATGTTACGAAACGTTTTATCACCCGAGCAACATGCTGTTGTTTGTTGTCGGCCCGGTCGATGAACAAAAAATGATGCAGCAAATCCGCGACAACCAGGCGAAGAAGTCGTTCCCGCAAGCGCCGGAGGTGAAGCGGTTTGTGTACGAAGAGCCAAGCGGCGTGGCGGAAAAGAAAAAAGTCATTCCGATGCACGTGCAGACGAATAAATGTTTTGTCGGCATTAAAGCGCCGTCCGTGCCGAATGCCGGCGGCCAAAAGCTTCGCCATGAGCTCGCGTTTCACGTGCTGCTCGATTACTTGTTCGGCAAAAGCTCGCCGCATTACGAACGGCTGTACCGCGAAGGGTTGATTGACGATACGTTTATGTACGACTATACGGAAGAGCGCGAATTTGGCTTTGCCCTCGTCGGCGGCGACACGAGAGATGCGGAACGGCTTGCGGCAGAGGTGCAGGAGGTGCTGCGGTCGTTTTCAGCCGATGCAGTGCAAAAAGACGAGCTCGAGCGGGTGAAAAAGAAAAAAATGGGCGCCTTTTTGCGCGCGCTCAACTCGCCGGAATATATCGCCAACCAGTTTACGCGCTACGCGTTTTACGGCGCCAGTTTGTTTGACATTTTGCCGGCGCTCTCGTCGCTTGCGCTTGACGATATTGCTGCTGTCGCCGACTCGTGCTTCCGCGACTCGCAAATCGCCGTTTGTGAAGTTGTGCCAAAAGGACAATGA
- the yfmF gene encoding EF-P 5-aminopentanol modification-associated protein YfmF, producing MVDEKVTAVGPVRVHTISTDKYKTNTLVWKMKAPLAKETVTLRALLPYVLQSGTVDYPSVKALRTYLDELYGATLNVDLTKKGEDHIMTVRIDVANERFLPEQTPLLEKALQLLADLLFRPALEGGRFVEDIVAREKRALSQRIQAVYDDKMRYASMRLVQEMCKGEPYALSPNGELGDVDAITAEQLYRYYEQALAEDELDLYVIGDVDEETVLAAVKRRFSLPDRPQPARAPLAPAKARGEVNEVIERQDVKQGKLNIGYRTNVTYEDDDYYALQLFNGIFGGFSHSKLFINVREKASLAYYAASRLESHKGLLLVMSGIEPANYEKARRIIDEQMQAMKNGDFTDEEMAQTKAVIRNQLLETLDTPRGLVEVLYHNVVSTRKRPLDEWLAGTDGVMREDVVRVAEKVALDTVYFLTGMEGATEDGKTGV from the coding sequence TTGGTCGATGAAAAAGTAACGGCGGTCGGACCGGTTCGTGTCCATACGATTTCGACCGATAAATACAAAACGAATACACTCGTCTGGAAAATGAAAGCGCCGCTCGCCAAGGAAACGGTGACGCTGCGCGCGCTGCTTCCGTACGTCCTGCAAAGCGGCACGGTCGATTACCCGAGCGTCAAGGCGCTGCGCACTTACCTGGATGAGCTGTACGGCGCGACGCTGAACGTCGATTTAACGAAAAAAGGTGAAGACCATATTATGACGGTCCGCATTGATGTGGCGAACGAACGGTTTTTGCCGGAGCAAACGCCGCTTCTAGAGAAAGCGCTTCAACTGCTCGCTGATCTCTTGTTCCGCCCGGCGCTCGAAGGCGGCCGGTTTGTTGAGGACATCGTCGCCCGGGAAAAGCGGGCGCTAAGCCAGCGCATTCAAGCGGTATATGATGATAAAATGCGCTATGCGAGCATGCGCCTTGTGCAAGAGATGTGCAAAGGCGAGCCTTACGCCCTCTCGCCAAACGGCGAGCTTGGGGATGTAGATGCCATCACAGCCGAACAACTGTACCGCTATTACGAACAGGCGCTAGCCGAAGATGAGCTTGACTTGTATGTCATCGGCGACGTCGATGAGGAGACCGTGCTCGCTGCCGTTAAGCGGCGCTTTTCTCTCCCTGACCGTCCGCAGCCGGCGCGCGCGCCGCTCGCTCCGGCAAAAGCACGTGGGGAAGTGAATGAAGTCATCGAGCGGCAAGATGTCAAGCAAGGGAAGCTGAACATCGGCTACCGCACAAACGTGACGTACGAAGATGACGATTATTACGCGTTGCAGCTGTTTAACGGCATTTTCGGCGGGTTTTCCCATTCGAAGCTGTTTATCAATGTGCGCGAGAAGGCGAGCCTCGCCTATTATGCCGCATCCCGGCTTGAAAGCCATAAAGGGCTTTTGCTCGTCATGTCCGGCATTGAGCCGGCCAATTACGAGAAGGCGCGCCGCATCATTGATGAACAAATGCAGGCGATGAAAAACGGCGATTTTACGGATGAAGAAATGGCACAAACAAAAGCGGTGATCCGCAACCAGCTGCTTGAGACGCTTGATACGCCGCGCGGGCTTGTCGAGGTGCTGTACCATAACGTCGTCTCAACGCGGAAACGCCCGTTAGATGAATGGCTTGCCGGCACGGATGGCGTGATGCGCGAGGATGTCGTGCGCGTCGCCGAAAAGGTGGCGCTCGATACGGTGTACTTTCTGACCGGAATGGAGGGGGCGACGGAAGATGGAAAAACGGGTGTATGA